In Bacillus sp. DX3.1, the following proteins share a genomic window:
- a CDS encoding acetyl-CoA C-acetyltransferase, whose translation MHNVVITAAVRSPIGTFGGALKNVKPVELIVPVLQEAVKRGGVEPHEVDEVILGHCIQRTDEANTARTAALAAGFPDTVTGYTIQRQCSSGMQAIMSAAMQIQLGVSDIVVAGGVEAMSSSPYALKQHRWGQRMQHGEIRDTVWEILEDPIHNIMMGETAENLAEQYKITREEQDEVALRSHQLALQAIEAGYFDEQIVPITIKERRKEVVFAKDEHPRADITQEKLEKLKPAFRKGGTVTAGNSSGINDGSAALVLMSEEKAKEKGLQPLARIVGYSVAGVDPKIMGIGPAPAIRKGLEKVNWSVEDADLLEINEAFAAQYLAVEKELGLNREKVNVNGSGVGLGHPIGCTGARITVSLIHELRRQGLEKGIASLCVGGGIGVALFIEAL comes from the coding sequence ATGCATAATGTGGTAATTACAGCTGCAGTTCGTTCGCCAATTGGAACTTTTGGAGGAGCATTAAAAAATGTAAAACCAGTGGAATTAATCGTTCCTGTACTTCAAGAAGCTGTAAAAAGAGGTGGAGTGGAACCGCACGAAGTTGATGAGGTAATTTTAGGACATTGCATTCAAAGAACAGATGAAGCGAATACCGCTAGAACTGCCGCGTTAGCAGCCGGATTTCCTGATACTGTAACAGGTTATACGATTCAGCGTCAATGTTCTTCTGGTATGCAAGCAATTATGTCAGCGGCAATGCAGATTCAATTAGGGGTAAGTGATATTGTCGTAGCAGGTGGAGTAGAAGCGATGAGCTCTAGCCCTTATGCATTAAAGCAGCATCGTTGGGGACAGCGTATGCAGCACGGAGAAATTCGTGATACAGTGTGGGAAATATTGGAAGATCCGATACATAACATTATGATGGGTGAAACAGCAGAAAATCTTGCTGAACAATATAAGATTACAAGAGAGGAACAAGATGAGGTCGCATTGCGTAGTCATCAACTAGCCCTTCAGGCAATTGAAGCAGGTTATTTTGATGAACAAATTGTTCCGATTACGATAAAAGAGCGTAGAAAAGAAGTTGTGTTTGCAAAAGATGAGCATCCACGTGCAGATATTACACAAGAAAAATTGGAAAAGTTAAAGCCAGCATTCCGTAAAGGTGGTACAGTAACTGCAGGGAATTCATCAGGTATTAATGACGGAAGTGCAGCCTTAGTATTAATGAGTGAAGAAAAAGCGAAAGAAAAAGGATTGCAGCCGTTAGCAAGAATCGTTGGATATTCTGTAGCAGGTGTAGATCCAAAGATTATGGGGATTGGACCAGCACCAGCTATTCGCAAAGGCTTAGAAAAAGTGAATTGGTCAGTGGAAGACGCTGACTTATTAGAAATTAACGAAGCTTTTGCAGCACAATACTTAGCGGTAGAGAAAGAGCTTGGTTTAAACCGTGAGAAAGTAAATGTGAACGGAAGTGGCGTTGGACTTGGACATCCAATTGGTTGCACAGGCGCTCGTATTACTGTCAGCTTAATTCATGAATTAAGAAGACAAGGTTTAGAAAAAGGAATTGCATCTCTTTGTGTCGGTGGCGGCATTGGAGTAGCATTGTTTATAGAAGCATTATAA
- a CDS encoding DUF3997 domain-containing protein codes for MKQWIIVFAIILLTGCTANSTHSSYTINDEYELINTSGNAFELFPKQDAIYATQYIPAKIIEIAWDDIYIMAKQIEEKSDPNNPEATIANKQNEHYWIIDVKNNRRFGPYNEKQFQEQKEAFRISKSLQTVETYINEQNKQSAKS; via the coding sequence TTGAAGCAATGGATAATCGTATTTGCTATTATATTGTTGACTGGCTGCACAGCGAATTCTACTCATTCCTCTTACACCATTAACGATGAATATGAACTGATTAATACTTCCGGAAACGCATTTGAACTTTTTCCAAAGCAAGACGCTATATATGCTACGCAATATATTCCAGCAAAAATTATAGAAATTGCATGGGATGATATATATATTATGGCAAAACAAATTGAAGAAAAATCAGACCCAAATAACCCAGAAGCAACGATTGCAAATAAACAAAACGAACATTATTGGATTATTGACGTGAAAAATAATCGCCGTTTTGGTCCTTATAACGAAAAACAATTTCAAGAGCAAAAGGAAGCGTTTCGAATTTCTAAATCATTACAAACCGTAGAAACATATATAAATGAACAAAACAAACAGTCAGCAAAATCATAG